A stretch of the Agromyces larvae genome encodes the following:
- a CDS encoding phosphotransferase family protein, protein MTDVPGLDTAGLTRWIAAEHPELVAGDDPAAPLTATLIAGGRSNLTYRVDGAARPLVLRRPPLGHVLSSAHDMFREHRVIDALRGSAVPVPDAIDVVDDTAEARVTGTPFFLMERVEGVVLNDRRHNAGRPPAALHRLGLELAEVLAELHSVDPDRVGLDGFGRGDGYLDRQLATWRRQYDASRSRELPALDELQHRLGERRPEASVSTLVHGDYRLDNAIVAGPVEAPRIAAILDWEMATIGDPLVDLGMLGLYWTIADLPGGSGIAPSSVDPAAGYPSFDELVDAYAARLGRRAPDLAWYRAFAAYKLAVILEGIHFRFQAGGTVGDGFDRIGELVEPLAREGLAWATRRAATAPAAAATPAAAAASAGGIR, encoded by the coding sequence ATGACCGACGTCCCTGGCCTGGACACCGCGGGGCTGACCCGCTGGATCGCGGCGGAGCATCCCGAGCTCGTGGCGGGCGACGACCCCGCCGCTCCGCTCACCGCGACCCTCATCGCCGGCGGGCGCAGCAACCTCACCTACCGCGTCGACGGCGCCGCGCGGCCGCTCGTGCTGCGCCGTCCGCCGCTCGGGCACGTGCTCTCGAGCGCGCACGACATGTTCCGCGAGCACCGGGTGATCGACGCGCTCCGGGGCTCGGCGGTGCCGGTACCCGACGCGATCGACGTCGTCGACGACACCGCCGAGGCGCGCGTGACCGGCACGCCGTTCTTCCTGATGGAGCGCGTCGAGGGTGTCGTGCTGAACGACCGCCGGCACAACGCCGGCCGGCCGCCCGCCGCGCTGCACCGACTCGGCCTCGAACTCGCCGAGGTGCTCGCCGAGCTGCACTCGGTCGATCCCGACCGGGTCGGCCTCGACGGGTTCGGCCGCGGCGACGGCTACCTCGACCGGCAGCTCGCGACCTGGCGGCGCCAGTACGACGCCAGCCGGTCGCGCGAGCTGCCCGCGCTCGACGAACTGCAGCACCGGCTCGGCGAGCGCCGCCCCGAGGCATCCGTCTCGACCCTGGTGCACGGCGACTACCGCCTCGACAACGCGATCGTCGCCGGGCCGGTCGAGGCGCCGCGGATCGCGGCGATCCTCGACTGGGAGATGGCGACGATCGGCGACCCGCTCGTCGACCTCGGCATGCTCGGCCTCTACTGGACCATCGCCGATCTGCCGGGCGGCTCCGGCATCGCGCCGAGCTCGGTCGACCCGGCGGCCGGCTACCCGTCGTTCGACGAGCTCGTCGACGCGTACGCGGCCCGGCTCGGCCGACGCGCACCCGACCTGGCGTGGTACCGGGCGTTCGCGGCGTACAAGCTCGCGGTGATCCTCGAGGGCATCCACTTCCGGTTCCAGGCCGGCGGCACCGTCGGCGACGGCTTCGACCGCATCGGCGAGCTGGTCGAACCGCTCGCACGCGAGGGGCTGGCGTGGGCGACGAGGCGCGCAGCCACCGCGCCGGCAGCAGCCGCAACCCCGGCAGCCGCCGCGGCCTCGGCCGGAGGCATCCGCTGA
- a CDS encoding acyl-CoA dehydrogenase family protein — MDFALDSRTAALRDEVRAFVRDEAIPAEAVLDAQLAATPAEWRFRPIVDDLRAAARDRGLWNLFLPGERGAGLTNLQYAPLAEETGWSPRLAPVAFNCAAPDTGNMELLAEFGTPAQQAEWLDPLLDARIRSAFCMTEPEVASSDATNIATRIRRDGDHYVVTGRKWWSTGAMNPDARLLIVMGKTDPDAPRHRRQSMILVPRDAPGVRVVRPLTVFGYDDRDHGGHAEIVFDEVRVPAANLLGGEGEGFAIAQARLGPGRIHHCMRAIGMAERALALVGDRARERVAFGVPLAEQGVVREWVAEARVEIEALRLLVLKTAWLMDTVGNRRAMTEIQAIKIAVPRAVQRIVDRAIQVFGAAGLSADQPLAELYAGARALRLADGPDEVHLASLGRAELRAELRHADPRRADPRHADHAAGE, encoded by the coding sequence ATGGATTTCGCACTCGACTCCCGCACCGCCGCCCTGCGCGACGAGGTGCGCGCCTTCGTGCGCGACGAGGCGATCCCCGCCGAGGCGGTGCTCGACGCCCAGCTCGCCGCGACGCCCGCCGAGTGGCGCTTCCGCCCGATCGTCGACGACCTGCGCGCCGCCGCCCGCGACCGCGGGCTCTGGAATCTGTTCCTGCCCGGCGAGCGCGGCGCGGGCCTCACGAACCTGCAGTACGCGCCCCTCGCCGAAGAGACCGGCTGGAGCCCGCGCCTCGCGCCGGTCGCGTTCAACTGCGCCGCCCCCGACACCGGCAACATGGAGCTGCTCGCCGAGTTCGGCACGCCCGCGCAGCAGGCCGAGTGGCTCGACCCGCTGCTCGACGCGCGCATCCGCTCGGCGTTCTGCATGACCGAGCCCGAGGTCGCCTCATCGGATGCCACGAACATCGCGACCCGCATCCGCCGCGACGGCGACCACTACGTGGTCACCGGTCGCAAGTGGTGGTCGACGGGTGCGATGAACCCGGATGCGCGGTTGCTCATCGTGATGGGCAAGACCGATCCGGATGCTCCGCGCCACCGCCGGCAGTCGATGATCCTGGTGCCGCGGGACGCTCCCGGGGTGCGGGTCGTGCGGCCGCTCACCGTGTTCGGCTACGACGACCGCGACCACGGCGGACATGCCGAGATCGTGTTCGACGAGGTGCGCGTGCCCGCCGCGAACCTGTTGGGCGGCGAGGGCGAGGGGTTCGCGATCGCGCAAGCGCGGCTCGGGCCGGGGCGCATCCACCACTGCATGCGCGCGATCGGCATGGCCGAGCGGGCGCTCGCGCTCGTCGGCGACCGGGCGCGCGAGCGCGTGGCGTTCGGGGTGCCGCTGGCCGAGCAGGGCGTCGTGCGCGAGTGGGTCGCCGAGGCGCGCGTCGAGATCGAGGCGCTGCGACTGCTCGTGCTGAAGACCGCATGGCTCATGGACACCGTCGGCAACCGGCGGGCGATGACCGAGATCCAGGCGATCAAGATCGCCGTGCCCCGTGCGGTGCAGCGCATCGTCGACCGGGCCATCCAGGTGTTCGGCGCGGCTGGGCTGAGCGCCGACCAGCCGCTGGCCGAGCTCTACGCCGGCGCGCGTGCGCTGCGCCTGGCCGACGGACCCGACGAGGTGCACCTCGCCTCGCTCGGTCGGGCCGAACTGCGGGCCGAACTGCGGCATGCCGACCCCCGGCGTGCCGACCCCCGGCATGCCGACCACGCCGCGGGCGAGTGA
- a CDS encoding long-chain-fatty-acid--CoA ligase, whose product MTHSPDPAVDGAGFGTLSVASILAETAARHPDRPALHFMGATTTYGDLWQQTRAYAGALAARGIGRGDRVAIIVPNVPDFARVYYAVLSLGAVVVPVHLLFKAEEIEYVLRDSGADLVVVAAPLLGEAVPAATAAGVPLVTVLLPAPGTVAGVPPLPRLEDEASAATPIERHVAVQPTDAATILYTSGTTGFPKGAVGSHLAVVEQVHCSLIDSFDIRADDVVFGGLPLFHAFGQTAVLNIAFRVGASIILLPKFDPDQAVELLVAHRATVFTAVPTMFVGLIEAAGRTEARPPLRFAVSGGAALPVAVLEAFREAFAADVHEGYGLTETAPIVSSNILGEPIRPGTVGRPLWGVDVAVADPEVEGRIELLAEPGALGEIVVRGHNLMKGYLGRPDATDEVMVDGWFRTGDLGTVADRVVTIVDRKKDMIVRNGYNVYPSEVEAVLARHPHVALSAVFGVDDHVHGQEVHAAVIAHDGHELDADEVVAFVKERLAAYKYPRVVHVVDELPIGASGKVLKRSLVEQFAGVAS is encoded by the coding sequence ATGACGCACTCCCCCGACCCCGCCGTCGACGGCGCCGGCTTCGGCACCCTCTCGGTCGCGAGCATCCTCGCCGAGACCGCGGCGCGGCACCCCGACCGGCCCGCCCTGCACTTCATGGGCGCGACCACCACGTACGGCGATCTGTGGCAGCAGACCCGCGCCTACGCGGGCGCCCTCGCGGCCCGCGGCATCGGCCGCGGCGACCGGGTCGCGATCATCGTGCCGAACGTGCCCGACTTCGCGCGCGTCTACTACGCGGTGCTGTCGCTCGGCGCGGTCGTCGTGCCCGTGCACCTGCTGTTCAAGGCCGAGGAGATCGAGTACGTGCTGCGCGACTCGGGCGCCGACCTCGTCGTGGTCGCCGCACCCCTGCTCGGCGAGGCCGTGCCCGCCGCGACCGCCGCGGGCGTGCCGCTCGTGACCGTGCTGCTGCCCGCACCGGGCACCGTCGCGGGGGTGCCGCCGCTGCCGCGGCTCGAGGACGAGGCATCCGCGGCGACGCCCATCGAGCGTCACGTCGCGGTGCAACCGACCGATGCCGCGACAATCCTCTACACGAGCGGTACCACCGGGTTCCCGAAGGGCGCCGTCGGATCGCACCTCGCGGTCGTCGAGCAGGTGCACTGCTCGCTCATCGACTCGTTCGACATCAGGGCCGACGACGTCGTGTTCGGCGGGCTGCCGCTGTTCCACGCGTTCGGGCAGACCGCGGTGCTGAACATCGCGTTCCGGGTCGGCGCGTCGATCATCCTGCTGCCGAAGTTCGACCCCGACCAGGCCGTCGAGCTGCTCGTCGCGCACCGCGCGACGGTGTTCACGGCGGTGCCGACGATGTTCGTCGGGCTGATCGAGGCGGCCGGCCGCACCGAGGCGCGCCCGCCGCTGCGGTTCGCCGTGTCGGGCGGAGCGGCGCTGCCGGTCGCGGTGCTCGAGGCGTTCCGCGAGGCGTTCGCCGCCGACGTGCACGAGGGCTACGGCCTCACCGAGACCGCGCCGATCGTGTCGTCGAACATCCTCGGCGAGCCGATCCGCCCGGGCACCGTCGGCCGCCCGCTCTGGGGCGTCGACGTCGCGGTCGCCGACCCCGAGGTCGAGGGCCGCATCGAGCTGCTCGCCGAGCCCGGCGCGCTCGGCGAGATCGTCGTGCGCGGGCACAACCTCATGAAGGGATACCTGGGCCGGCCCGACGCGACCGACGAGGTGATGGTCGACGGGTGGTTCCGCACCGGCGACCTCGGCACCGTCGCCGACCGGGTCGTCACGATCGTCGACCGCAAGAAGGACATGATCGTGCGCAACGGCTACAACGTGTACCCGTCGGAGGTCGAGGCGGTGCTCGCACGCCACCCCCACGTCGCGCTGTCGGCCGTGTTCGGCGTCGACGACCACGTGCACGGCCAGGAGGTGCACGCCGCCGTCATCGCGCACGACGGGCACGAGCTCGACGCCGACGAGGTCGTCGCGTTCGTGAAGGAGCGCCTCGCCGCCTACAAGTACCCGCGCGTCGTGCACGTCGTCGACGAACTGCCGATCGGCGCGAGCGGCAAGGTGCTGAAGCGCTCGCTGGTGGAGCAGTTCGCCGGCGTCGCGAGCTGA
- a CDS encoding winged helix-turn-helix transcriptional regulator: protein MGGQDGRSDEVSSRSHRGIESISQRMLTRTLRGLEADGLVHREVFPTTPLSVEYRLTPLGESLLVPLSALADWVVEHRAEIAARRRSD from the coding sequence GTGGGCGGGCAGGACGGGAGATCGGATGAGGTGTCGAGTCGGTCACACCGCGGCATCGAGAGCATCAGCCAACGGATGCTGACGAGAACCTTGCGCGGTCTGGAGGCCGATGGGCTGGTGCACCGGGAGGTGTTCCCGACCACCCCTCTCAGCGTCGAATACCGCCTCACCCCGCTCGGCGAGAGTCTGCTCGTGCCGCTGTCCGCCCTCGCCGACTGGGTCGTGGAACACCGAGCTGAGATTGCAGCACGACGACGCTCGGACTGA
- a CDS encoding ABC transporter substrate-binding protein has translation MFHSTPRRRTLAALTTSAALVAALAACSSPAAVSGGGEAAAAPGITDDTVTIGTHTPLTGPAAAGYSSISAATKAYFDYVNDQGGINGRTIEYLVKDDGYNPATTQTVVRELVQEDEVFAILNGLGTPTHTAVLDFLNQNEVPDLFVASGSTSWNQPETYPWTFGFNADYVVEGAALAQYAEDQAPDATVCLLGQDDDFGDEFIEGAELVLGEGGLAHIERYSVSNQDVTAQIGAMQAAGCEINLLATINGFTALAVGTAAKLGWFPQWYSSSSGGDYPTLVGYLGEDLGPKLLQGFTSSNYLPFSPSGEWVALFQQINDEYNDGAPFTGNTVYGMSVGYLFAEALARAGEHPTRQGIVDAITSGDLVGNGIVPLAFSADSHAAYLGVGITTVDQGVQDFVGATYVLDGDTVEAVEPEDVPVENAGVPTGD, from the coding sequence ATGTTCCACAGCACACCCCGCCGCCGCACCCTCGCGGCGCTCACCACGTCGGCCGCGCTCGTCGCCGCCCTCGCCGCCTGCAGCTCGCCCGCCGCCGTCTCGGGCGGCGGCGAAGCCGCGGCCGCACCCGGCATCACCGACGACACCGTGACGATCGGCACGCACACGCCGCTCACGGGCCCGGCCGCCGCCGGGTACTCGTCGATCTCGGCCGCCACGAAGGCGTACTTCGACTACGTCAACGACCAGGGCGGCATCAACGGCCGCACCATCGAGTACCTCGTGAAGGACGACGGCTACAACCCGGCGACCACGCAGACCGTTGTGCGCGAACTCGTGCAGGAGGACGAGGTGTTCGCCATCCTGAACGGCCTCGGCACGCCCACGCACACCGCCGTGCTCGACTTCCTCAACCAGAACGAGGTGCCCGACCTGTTCGTGGCATCCGGTTCGACGAGCTGGAACCAGCCCGAGACCTACCCGTGGACCTTCGGATTCAACGCCGACTACGTCGTCGAGGGGGCCGCGCTCGCGCAGTACGCCGAAGACCAGGCGCCCGATGCGACCGTGTGCCTGCTCGGCCAGGACGACGACTTCGGCGACGAGTTCATCGAAGGCGCCGAACTCGTCCTCGGCGAGGGCGGGCTCGCGCACATCGAGCGGTACTCGGTGTCGAACCAGGACGTGACCGCGCAGATCGGCGCCATGCAGGCCGCCGGCTGCGAGATCAACCTGCTCGCGACCATCAACGGGTTCACCGCGCTCGCCGTGGGCACCGCCGCGAAGCTCGGCTGGTTCCCGCAGTGGTACTCGTCGTCGTCGGGCGGCGACTACCCGACGCTCGTCGGCTACCTCGGCGAAGACCTCGGCCCGAAGCTGCTCCAGGGCTTCACGTCGTCGAACTACCTGCCGTTCAGCCCCTCGGGCGAGTGGGTCGCGCTGTTCCAGCAGATCAACGACGAGTACAACGACGGCGCGCCGTTCACCGGCAACACCGTCTACGGCATGAGCGTCGGCTACCTGTTCGCCGAGGCGCTCGCGCGCGCCGGCGAGCACCCCACCCGGCAGGGCATCGTCGACGCCATCACGTCGGGCGACCTGGTCGGCAACGGCATCGTGCCGCTCGCGTTCTCGGCCGACAGCCACGCCGCCTACCTCGGCGTCGGCATCACGACCGTCGACCAGGGCGTGCAGGACTTCGTCGGCGCGACGTACGTGCTCGACGGCGACACCGTCGAGGCGGTCGAGCCCGAGGACGTGCCGGTCGAGAACGCCGGAGTGCCGACGGGCGACTGA
- a CDS encoding ABC transporter permease subunit: protein MSETSVSETSVPEEASVPEEVSVPEASANQPLPAAVHPASARAAAARPAVARRASTGRLLATALLVTALAIGGTFLLDPYRNYQLALVAATFCATGGLTLLIGLSGQLSLGHAALMAAGGYGYALAANAVTEAGVDGVPRFLIGMAGAIAASGALGLLLGLAGARLRGPYLAGVTLAVVIALPAVTAVFPSVFRGDQGVQIAYSGVPEFLKLVIVVEQWQAWVAILVTAVVVTWLAALRRGRLGLRMRAVHGDETAARLAGVPTRRVKVQAFAVSAVAAGAGGALLCFIAQSVSPGAYTLAYSLLLVVAVVVGGLGSLGGALAGAVVVVLLPWVIGTLTAALALPSDLEQRLSGNLPVLVFGALLIVVMAAWPGGLAGAVARVSTPARGFSRRVLAALGRSSTGGAPQPVASVSPEASVSPVASAPLAPVPAPPHPQSVPTESER, encoded by the coding sequence GTGAGCGAGACATCCGTGAGCGAGACGTCCGTGCCCGAGGAGGCGTCCGTGCCCGAGGAGGTGTCCGTGCCCGAGGCATCCGCGAACCAGCCGCTCCCAGCGGCGGTGCACCCCGCATCCGCTCGCGCCGCTGCCGCGCGACCGGCCGTCGCGCGCCGCGCCTCGACCGGCCGCCTCCTCGCGACCGCCCTGCTGGTGACCGCGCTCGCGATCGGCGGAACGTTCCTGCTCGACCCGTACCGCAACTACCAGCTCGCGCTCGTCGCGGCGACGTTCTGCGCGACCGGCGGCCTCACGCTGCTCATCGGCCTCAGCGGCCAGCTCTCGCTCGGGCATGCCGCGCTCATGGCGGCGGGCGGCTACGGGTACGCGCTCGCCGCGAACGCCGTGACCGAGGCGGGCGTCGACGGGGTGCCGCGGTTCCTCATCGGCATGGCCGGCGCGATCGCCGCGTCCGGCGCGCTGGGGCTGCTGCTCGGGCTCGCCGGGGCGCGGCTGCGCGGGCCGTACCTCGCGGGCGTCACGCTCGCGGTGGTCATCGCGTTGCCGGCGGTGACCGCGGTGTTCCCGAGCGTGTTCCGCGGCGACCAGGGCGTGCAGATCGCGTACTCGGGGGTGCCCGAGTTCCTGAAGCTCGTCATCGTCGTCGAGCAGTGGCAGGCGTGGGTCGCGATCCTCGTCACCGCGGTCGTCGTGACCTGGCTCGCGGCGCTGCGGCGCGGCCGGCTCGGGCTGCGCATGCGGGCCGTGCACGGCGACGAGACCGCGGCGCGCCTCGCCGGCGTGCCGACCCGGCGGGTCAAGGTGCAGGCGTTCGCGGTCAGCGCGGTCGCCGCCGGCGCCGGCGGCGCGCTGCTGTGCTTCATCGCGCAGTCGGTGAGCCCCGGCGCCTACACGCTCGCCTACTCGCTGCTGCTCGTCGTCGCGGTCGTCGTCGGCGGGCTCGGCAGCCTCGGCGGCGCACTCGCCGGCGCGGTCGTCGTCGTGCTGCTGCCGTGGGTCATCGGCACGTTGACCGCCGCGCTGGCGCTGCCGAGCGACCTCGAACAGCGGCTCAGCGGCAACCTGCCCGTGCTCGTGTTCGGCGCGCTGCTCATCGTCGTCATGGCCGCCTGGCCCGGCGGACTCGCGGGGGCGGTCGCGCGCGTGTCGACCCCGGCGCGCGGGTTCTCGAGACGCGTCCTCGCTGCGCTCGGGCGCTCCTCGACCGGCGGAGCACCGCAGCCCGTCGCATCCGTCTCGCCCGAGGCATCCGTCTCGCCCGTGGCATCCGCCCCGCTCGCTCCCGTGCCCGCCCCACCGCACCCGCAGTCAGTCCCAACCGAATCAGAGAGGTGA
- a CDS encoding branched-chain amino acid ABC transporter permease, with product MDRLLFLLATGLARGAIFALFALSLVIIWRAARIVNFAQGAMAVVAAYVAFAVTGLTGSYWIGLASALIAGALVGVGVERGVMRFAPARSPLAGVIIAIGLVMVLQSLLGILFGQQHLPMRAPFDQSPIVIGGVPVLSPYDVFVLVVAIVVMGGLGLLFTRTTLGLQLRASAFAPEVSRLLGVRVPRMLTTGWMLASAVAALAALLLVPTELGLTPHSTDLLFVYAFTVAVVGGLDSPVGALVGGLVVGVLMSLVTGYLGSTVAPIAVLVLLVAVLLVRPGGIFAMREARAA from the coding sequence ATGGACCGCCTGCTCTTCCTCCTCGCCACCGGGCTCGCGCGCGGCGCGATCTTCGCGCTGTTCGCGCTCTCGCTCGTCATCATCTGGCGCGCCGCGCGCATCGTGAACTTCGCGCAGGGCGCGATGGCCGTGGTCGCCGCCTACGTCGCGTTCGCCGTTACCGGACTCACCGGGTCGTACTGGATCGGGCTCGCCTCGGCGCTCATCGCCGGCGCGCTCGTCGGCGTCGGCGTCGAACGCGGAGTCATGCGCTTCGCCCCCGCCCGGTCGCCGCTGGCCGGGGTCATCATCGCGATCGGGCTCGTCATGGTGCTGCAGTCGCTGCTCGGCATCCTGTTCGGGCAGCAGCACCTGCCGATGCGGGCGCCGTTCGACCAGTCGCCGATCGTGATCGGCGGGGTCCCGGTGCTCTCGCCGTACGACGTGTTCGTGCTCGTCGTCGCGATCGTCGTGATGGGCGGACTCGGGCTGCTGTTCACCCGAACCACGCTCGGCCTGCAGTTGCGCGCCTCGGCGTTCGCGCCCGAGGTGTCGCGCCTGCTCGGCGTGCGCGTGCCGCGCATGCTCACCACCGGGTGGATGCTCGCATCGGCGGTCGCCGCGCTCGCCGCCCTGCTGCTCGTGCCCACCGAGCTCGGGCTCACGCCGCACTCGACCGACCTGCTGTTCGTCTACGCGTTCACCGTCGCGGTGGTCGGCGGGCTCGACTCGCCCGTCGGCGCGCTCGTCGGCGGGCTCGTCGTCGGCGTGCTGATGAGCCTCGTCACCGGATACCTCGGCTCGACCGTCGCGCCCATCGCGGTGCTCGTGCTGCTCGTCGCGGTGCTGCTCGTGCGACCCGGAGGCATCTTCGCGATGCGGGAGGCGAGGGCGGCGTGA
- a CDS encoding ABC transporter ATP-binding protein — translation MNAILELDAVTVGYVGVPVLDRLSLSIPEGAVVALLGANGAGKTTLMRAVAGLLPTRAGGIRFDGRDLAGVAVEDRTRSGLAQVPEGRSVVAELTVDENLRLGALWRYRGAERDRAVAAMYELFEPLARRRRSLGHQLSGGERQMLALARALVANPRVLLLDEPSLGLAPLVVAQLMGVLRDAADRTGLTVLLAEQNVTSALSIADRGIVLGLGEIVADAPAADLAADPALRHAYLGF, via the coding sequence GTGAACGCCATCCTCGAACTCGACGCCGTCACCGTCGGCTACGTCGGCGTGCCCGTGCTCGACCGGCTCTCGCTCTCCATCCCAGAGGGGGCCGTCGTCGCCCTGCTCGGAGCCAACGGCGCCGGCAAGACCACGCTCATGCGGGCCGTCGCCGGGTTGCTGCCGACGCGGGCCGGAGGCATCCGCTTCGACGGCCGCGACCTCGCGGGCGTCGCCGTCGAAGACCGCACCCGCTCAGGGCTCGCGCAGGTGCCCGAAGGGCGCAGCGTCGTCGCCGAGCTCACCGTCGACGAGAACCTGCGGCTCGGCGCGCTCTGGCGGTACCGCGGCGCCGAACGCGACCGCGCCGTCGCCGCGATGTACGAGCTGTTCGAGCCGCTCGCCCGGCGCCGGCGCAGCCTCGGGCACCAGCTCTCGGGCGGCGAACGCCAGATGCTCGCCCTCGCCCGCGCGCTCGTCGCGAACCCGCGCGTGCTGCTGCTCGACGAACCCTCGCTCGGCCTCGCGCCGCTCGTCGTCGCCCAGCTCATGGGCGTGCTGCGCGACGCCGCCGACCGCACCGGACTCACCGTGCTGCTCGCCGAGCAGAACGTCACCAGTGCGCTGTCGATCGCCGACCGCGGCATCGTGCTCGGCCTCGGCGAGATCGTCGCCGACGCGCCAGCGGCCGACCTCGCCGCCGACCCCGCCCTCCGCCACGCCTACCTGGGATTCTGA
- a CDS encoding ABC transporter ATP-binding protein — translation MPDRTPTPSSADPRLAVDGLTVAFGGLVALDDVTFDVGHGETVALIGPNGAGKTTVFNAICGLVRRRAGAIRLDGRPAPRTSVGLTAAGVARTLQGLGLFDGMTVAEHLLVPLSRAPRAGGTRAGEASDRVAQVLDDLDLTAEAARRVDELPYPVRKRVALARALAARPSLLLLDEPAGGLGSDDIDALAAVVRKVAADGCSVLLVEHRVDFVMGLADRVVVLDFGRVIARGAPADVQTDPAVEAAYLGVTAAS, via the coding sequence ATGCCTGACCGAACCCCCACTCCATCCAGCGCCGACCCGCGCCTCGCGGTCGACGGGCTCACCGTCGCGTTCGGCGGGCTCGTCGCCCTCGACGACGTGACGTTCGACGTCGGCCACGGCGAGACCGTCGCCCTCATCGGCCCGAACGGCGCCGGCAAGACCACGGTCTTCAACGCGATCTGCGGCCTCGTGCGGCGCCGGGCGGGCGCGATCCGCCTCGACGGCCGACCCGCTCCGCGCACCTCGGTCGGTCTCACCGCGGCGGGCGTGGCGCGCACGCTGCAGGGTCTCGGCCTCTTCGACGGCATGACGGTCGCCGAGCACCTGCTCGTCCCGCTCTCGCGCGCACCCCGGGCAGGCGGCACACGCGCCGGCGAGGCATCCGATCGGGTCGCGCAGGTGCTCGACGACCTCGACCTGACGGCCGAGGCCGCCCGCCGCGTCGACGAACTGCCCTACCCGGTGCGCAAACGGGTCGCGCTCGCCCGGGCGCTCGCCGCCCGCCCGTCGCTGCTGCTGCTCGACGAGCCCGCGGGCGGACTCGGCTCCGACGACATCGACGCGCTCGCCGCGGTGGTGCGCAAGGTCGCGGCAGACGGATGCTCCGTGCTGCTGGTCGAGCACCGCGTCGACTTCGTCATGGGGCTGGCCGACCGGGTCGTCGTCCTCGACTTCGGCCGGGTCATCGCGCGCGGCGCGCCCGCCGACGTGCAGACCGACCCCGCGGTCGAAGCCGCCTACCTCGGCGTCACGGCGGCATCGTGA
- a CDS encoding LuxR family transcriptional regulator produces MAHDESLVELVEELLTTARAASSGRAARTIQGDHVHALRETVIALQGGRQLAEHESPGEATLQVLVGRVRLVAGEDSWEGAVGDHVAIPPRRHSLDALEDSAVLLTVVKQPAAE; encoded by the coding sequence GTGGCGCACGACGAGAGCCTGGTCGAGCTGGTCGAGGAACTGCTCACGACCGCCCGAGCCGCGTCCAGCGGGCGTGCCGCCCGCACCATCCAGGGCGATCACGTGCACGCCCTGCGCGAGACCGTCATCGCACTGCAGGGCGGCCGGCAGCTCGCCGAGCACGAGAGCCCCGGCGAGGCGACGCTGCAGGTGCTCGTCGGGCGCGTGCGCCTGGTCGCCGGCGAGGACTCCTGGGAGGGCGCCGTCGGCGACCACGTCGCCATCCCGCCGCGCCGACACAGCCTCGACGCGCTCGAGGACTCGGCGGTGCTGCTCACCGTCGTGAAGCAGCCCGCCGCGGAGTAG
- a CDS encoding glucose 1-dehydrogenase, with the protein MNEASVESDASVPPFAAPSFALDGRIAIVTGGARGLGEAYARSLHAAGATVVIADVLDDAGAALAAELGDRARFAHLDVTDEDGWAAAVDGVVAEFGGVDVLVNNAGIANAAPIEHFSLAKWDAVIGVNLTGVFLGCRAVVPAMKAAGRGSIVNVSSVEGLRGSPHLHGYTASKFGVRGLTKSLAVELGADGIRVNSVHPGFIRTDMTTRIDPERLDIPLGRPGDPVDVAGAVVFLASDASSFVTGAELVVDGGMVTAIAHR; encoded by the coding sequence GTGAACGAGGCATCCGTGGAGTCCGACGCATCCGTACCGCCCTTCGCAGCGCCCTCGTTCGCGCTCGACGGGCGCATCGCGATCGTGACGGGCGGGGCTCGCGGCCTCGGCGAGGCGTACGCGAGATCGTTGCACGCCGCCGGGGCGACGGTCGTGATCGCCGACGTGCTCGACGATGCCGGCGCGGCGCTGGCCGCAGAGCTCGGCGACCGGGCGCGTTTCGCGCATCTCGACGTGACCGACGAGGACGGCTGGGCCGCCGCCGTCGACGGGGTGGTCGCCGAGTTCGGCGGCGTCGACGTGCTCGTGAACAACGCCGGCATCGCGAACGCCGCGCCCATCGAACACTTCTCGCTCGCGAAGTGGGACGCGGTGATCGGGGTGAACCTCACCGGCGTGTTCCTCGGCTGCCGCGCGGTCGTGCCCGCGATGAAGGCCGCCGGGCGCGGATCGATCGTCAACGTCTCGTCGGTCGAGGGGCTGCGCGGCAGCCCGCACCTGCACGGGTACACGGCGTCGAAGTTCGGCGTGCGCGGACTGACGAAGTCGCTCGCCGTCGAGCTCGGAGCCGACGGCATCCGGGTGAACTCGGTGCATCCGGGGTTCATCCGCACCGACATGACGACGCGGATCGACCCCGAACGGCTCGACATCCCGCTCGGGCGGCCGGGCGACCCGGTGGACGTCGCGGGCGCGGTCGTGTTCCTCGCCTCCGACGCGTCGTCGTTCGTCACCGGCGCCGAGCTCGTCGTCGACGGCGGCATGGTCACCGCGATCGCGCACCGCTGA